A window of the Sardina pilchardus chromosome 21, fSarPil1.1, whole genome shotgun sequence genome harbors these coding sequences:
- the mid1ip1l gene encoding mid1-interacting protein 1-like → MMQISSDPCNKHSLLNVMNRFMAAANNMDETIMVPSLLRDVPLEEQESKEPVNHNNNEPAIPSKQRDMYEHYLLLKSIKNDMEWGLLKREMSSGASFLEMAVKQEEHQEKSGVPPEDDSDLEGEFHFHLRGLFGVLSKLTVQADHLTNRYKREIGGGSLMR, encoded by the coding sequence ATGATGCAAATCAGCAGCGACCCCTGCAACAAGCACTCCCTCCTCAACGTGATGAACCGTTTCATGGCTGCAGCCAACAACATGGACGAGACCATCATGGTGCCAAGCCTGCTTAGGGACGTACCgttggaggagcaggagagtaAAGAGCCCGTTAATCACAACAATAACGAACCGGCTATACCGAGTAAACAAAGGGACATGTACGAACACTATCTTCTGCTCAAGTCTATCAAAAATGATATGGAGTGGGGCTTGCTGAAACGAGAGATGAGCAGCGGTGCCAGCTTCCTGGAAATGGCAGTCAAGCAGGAGGAGCACCAGGAGAAGAGCGGCGTGCCGCCCGAGGATGACTCCGATCTTGAGGGCGAGTTTCACTTCCATCTAAGGGGACTGTTTGGAGTCTTGTCCAAGCTCACAGTGCAGGCTGACCACCTCACGAATCGTTACAAGAGGGAGATCGGGGGTGGAAGCCTCATGAGATAG
- the tspan7 gene encoding tetraspanin-7 yields the protein MSPPSRRLQTKPVITCLKTFLISYSLIFWFTGVILLAVGVWGKVSLEPYLHLDTENTTNAPYVLIGTGAIIVIFGLFGCFATCRGSPWMLKLYAMFLILVFLAELIAGISGFIFRHEIKGILKGVYINALDQYNHTDARSNAVDRIQRNLKCCGLNNYTDWQERPYFATNGIPDSCCVEPSACNPVDLKNITLAASVVYNSGCFSLVTSTMESNLGVVAGISFGIAFFQLIGIFLACCLSRYITNNQYEMV from the exons ATGTCTCCACCATCCAGAAGGCTACAAACCAAGCCTGTGATAACATGTCTCAAGACGTTTCTTATTTCGTACAGTCTCATATTTTGG ttcaCAGGAGTGATCCTGCTGGCGGTAGGGGTTTGGGGTAAGGTGAGCCTGGAGCCCTATCTCCACCTTGATACTGAGAACACCACCAATGCACCATATGTTCTCATCGGGACCGGAGCCATCATCGTCATCTTTGGCCTGTTTGGTTGTTTCGCCACATGCCGAGGCAGTCCGTGGATGCTGAAACTG TATGCAATGTTCTTGATATTGGTATTCCTTGCTGAACTAATAGCAGGCATCTCTGGTTTCATCTTCAGACACGAG ATCAAAGGAATCCTGAAGGGGGTCTACATAAATGCTCTTGACCAGTACAACCACACAGATGCCAGAAGCAATGCTGTGGATAGAATTCAGAGAAAT CTTAAGTGCTGTGGATTGAATAACTACACGGACTGGCAGGAGAGGCCATACTTTGCGACGAATGGCATTCCCGACAGCTGCTGTGTAGAACCTTCTGCCTGCAACCCTGTGGACCTCAAGAACATCACCCTAGCTGCCAGTGTGGTGTACAACAGC GGCTGTTTCTCACTTGTGACTAGCACTATGGAGTCCAATCTGGGAGTCGTAGCTGGAATATCATTTGGAATCGCTTTCTTCCAG CTCATTGGAATATTCTTGGCCTGCTGCTTGTCTCGATACATCACCAATAACCAATATGAAATGGTTTAG